Proteins encoded together in one Streptomyces sp. B1I3 window:
- the ppgK gene encoding polyphosphate--glucose phosphotransferase, translated as MEIFGVDIGGSGIKGAPVDLDRGELAQERHKVLTPHPATPEGVADGVAEVVGHFGWQGPIGITFPGVVTGGITRTAANVDKGWIDLDARKLLSGRIGQPVTILNDADAAGVAEMTFGAGRDRKGTVIVLTLGTGIGSAVFTDGQLVPNTELGHLELHGHDAEKRASTKAKEDEDLSWQHWAHRVQKYLVHVEMLFSPALFIIGGGVSRKADKFLPLIENVRAEMVPAQLQNNAGIVGAAMAAAAK; from the coding sequence ATGGAGATCTTCGGTGTGGACATCGGCGGTTCAGGGATCAAGGGTGCGCCCGTGGACCTGGACCGCGGAGAGCTGGCGCAGGAGCGCCACAAGGTACTGACACCACATCCGGCCACGCCCGAGGGCGTGGCCGACGGTGTGGCCGAGGTCGTCGGCCATTTCGGCTGGCAGGGCCCGATCGGCATCACGTTCCCCGGTGTCGTCACCGGCGGCATCACCCGTACCGCGGCCAACGTGGACAAGGGCTGGATCGACCTGGACGCCCGGAAGCTGCTCAGCGGCCGTATCGGGCAGCCCGTCACGATCCTCAACGACGCCGACGCTGCCGGGGTGGCCGAGATGACCTTCGGCGCGGGCCGGGACCGCAAGGGCACCGTGATCGTGCTGACGCTGGGCACGGGGATCGGCAGTGCCGTCTTCACCGACGGGCAGCTCGTCCCCAACACCGAGCTGGGGCACCTGGAACTGCACGGGCACGACGCGGAGAAGCGGGCCTCCACGAAGGCCAAGGAGGACGAGGACCTGAGCTGGCAGCACTGGGCGCACCGGGTGCAGAAGTACCTGGTCCACGTCGAGATGCTGTTCTCGCCCGCGCTCTTCATCATCGGCGGGGGCGTGAGCCGCAAGGCCGATAAGTTCCTGCCGCTGATCGAGAACGTACGGGCCGAGATGGTCCCGGCCCAGCTGCAGAACAACGCGGGCATCGTGGGCGCCGCCATGGCGGCGGCGGCCAAGTGA